A single Botrytis cinerea B05.10 chromosome 1, complete sequence DNA region contains:
- the Bcnrps7 gene encoding Bcnrps7, translating into MGSIGEVAAWPVTNLPLYNTTKTIKTPTYGNAITESSVPAVSSVHSLLQRFAQFVHAITASHELAFIADTGCQLSRVYATSSRGSHQDSAWGLHQELVKDNAQLDVGGLDFGIHYQIVDKRTSTTTNGQDTTTTAKLLKLLQPLVLSLQLFPEEKTANVTLYLRKDYGPKAAARHLLNLAIAYISPEVDVGKTEKSQIVTDFPPIQTSDANFPKFLHSILEEKAYLYPHNIAIDEVTGRSASLSSSFERRTLTYSELNDKVSLFANQIEQVLQNLDWPDFQVTHQKMIPVFLPNSTELNICINAISKAGHSFCVLPTDAPEDRLQTLLSDLNCNGILGIGSKPWARTKFGQSIIWIDLLNPFACLEGRSLPSRSTMTPIRRQISQDDPAYIVYTSGSTGTPKGVIMQHRNAMAFLQSLDMSPVKLPTGPRLRWMIMSAPTFDIMLMDNFMPLLKGGTVCIAARHLLLTNPESIMNELQATATFTVTSLAMLLRPERLPTLDTLFAGGEPVGQRILDNFAEKPGEKEPRRRFIDGYGPTEGTVFATHHICDTDSRPSVIGVPFPGTRIVVLDENQSTNSGHFVIAPLGVAGELAISGPQLSPGYLNRPQETAQAFFQSTGFERWYKTGDRVRIVWTEDSEPKIDYVGRINSDQVKLNGRRVELPEIENVLSRAEAAAQVAVLFFKSGLVAFIMPWSGDAKKSDTAIEDECRAISERFLPTWMQPKQYFIMDKLPYSVNGKVDRKGLQAILTQNEDSTTALTSTVLSNGKAIHGSVTKSALQNGDNLHKATDYKYEDAPLKDTKSIVYEALYDTLGCEVHGLATLTELGIDSLRALVFLQNLQDYDIEKVEIRDVLFSTTVDNLITMVENRRSGIMETLNVTNGKVTESVDPHNKEEHKFDTLLSPLIDSIDVSKIAADNDDEIYELSVPAKLRHFEYHCRAAAVADLKLENSQVEQVLPATNVQTRFLAAAIDPEYFDKTRLIGRPYVTHFPYSLPSDMDPARFQRAVEMVLPRYDCFRAVFVPAVHSLSPFAQVILSSAATKIPKVEIICDDSDANSPESLWRETINAAQLAAEAAMTIDRPGITVSWVWSPNRARCVFILTLFHANYDGTQMGYMFDAILAEYENPGCNPPVDLLPMYRAVELNLSYDWVSTVVFWAGKLAGVPGSKLGSQKPSPQTLLQGSRPGCNMTHMRSLSVKASMTMRELSQSAVAMSNTLLTIVEAAWASVLAQTFSSEQRSQPLDIQFGTVLNGRRHQDSLRCMAPMVAALPLRLLLSQHSPPLTNRQVCTLLSTQRQEAQPYLQMPCPSLAHARMGTSRFDTILLVQALAPSTQSPSYSTKKEKGALRELPGFNYEENLMAPYKEIDIGFPVATELWPGKGSWDEKMLIRCAYSTAQYDFLDEDWVLAALSALDEAVVRITSEPDGAFFIG; encoded by the coding sequence atGGGCTCCATTGGAGAAGTTGCAGCGTGGCCAGTGACCAACCTACCCCTGTATAATACTACTAAAACCATCAAAACACCAACCTATGGCAACGCTATCACAGAATCATCAGTACCTGCAGTATCATCCGTCCACAGTCTCCTTCAACGCTTTGCGCAATTTGTTCACGCCATTACCGCAAGTCACGAGTTGGCATTCATCGCAGATACTGGATGTCAATTATCTCGAGTTTATGCTACTTCCAGTAGAGGTTCGCATCAAGACAGTGCATGGGGCCTACACCAAGAGCTGGTAAAAGATAATGCTCAGCTCGATGTTGGCGGCTTGGATTTTGGTATTCATTACCAGATTGTCGACAAACGTACCTCTACCACCACCAATGGACAGGATACAACCACGACTGCCAAACTCCTCAAGTTGCTTCAGCCTCTCGTTCTGTCACTCCAGCTATTCCCGGAAGAGAAGACGGCAAATGTGACACTCTATCTCCGTAAAGACTACGGTCCAAAAGCAGCAGCGAGACATCTGCTAAATCTCGCCATCGCATATATCAGCCCGGAGGTCGATGTAGGAAAGACCGAGAAATCTCAGATTGTCACGGACTTCCCCCCAATACAGACGTCCGATGCGAACTTTCCAAAGTTTCTACATTCCATCTTGGAAGAGAAAGCATACTTGTATCCTCACAATATCGCCATCGACGAAGTGACAGGTAGATCGGcatctttatcatcatcctTTGAGCGACGCACTTTGACATATAGCGAGCTCAACGACAAGGTCTCGCTCTTTGCTAATCAAATTGAACAAGTGTTGCAAAACCTGGATTGGCCAGATTTTCAAGTCACCCACCAGAAGATGATCCCAGTTTTCCTCCCCAACAGTACAGAGCTCAACATTTGCATAAATGCTATTTCAAAAGCGGGTCACAGCTTCTGCGTCCTTCCGACTGATGCACCAGAGGATAGACTGCAAACCCTACTCAGCGATCTCAACTGTAATGGTATTCTTGGTATTGGTAGCAAGCCCTGGGCAAGAACCAAGTTTGGACAAAGCATCATTTGGATTGACcttttgaatccatttgCCTGCTTAGAAGGACGCTCATTGCCTTCGAGGAGCACCATGACTCCAATCCGACGCCAGATCAGCCAGGATGATCCAGCATATATCGTCTACACGAGTGGGTCAACCGGAACTCCCAAAGGTGTAATTATGCAACATCGCAATGCAATGGCATTTCTGCAATCCTTAGACATGAGCCCAGTCAAGCTACCAACGGGTCCACGCTTACGCTGGATGATCATGTCGGCACCAACATTCGACATCATGTTGATGGATAATTTCATGCCTCTCCTCAAAGGCGGCACGGTTTGTATTGCAGCGCGCCATCTCTTGCTTACCAATCCCGAGAGTATTATGAACGAACTACAAGCCACTGCCACCTTCACCGTAACCAGTCTCGCAATGCTACTGCGACCTGAGAGGCTTCCCACTCTGGATACTCTCTTCGCGGGAGGCGAGCCGGTTGGCCAACGTATCCTGGACAATTTTGCGGAGAAGCCAGGTGAGAAAGAGCCCCGTCGCAGGTTtatagatggatatggacCAACAGAAGGAACAGTATTCGccacacatcacatctgTGATACTGATTCACGGCCATCTGTCATCGGCGTTCCATTTCCGGGTACACGAATTGTTGTCCTCGATGAAAATCAATCTACCAATAGTGGTCATTTTGTCATTGCACCACTTGGTGTAGCTGGCGAACTAGCCATCAGCGGTCCTCAGCTGTCACCTGGGTATCTGAATAGACCCCAAGAGACCGCGCAGGCCTTTTTTCAATCCACAGGGTTCGAGCGTTGGTACAAGACCGGTGATCGCGTACGTATTGTATGGACAGAAGACAGCGAGCCAAAGATCGACTACGTCGGACGTATTAATTCAGACCAAGTCAAGCTGAATGGCAGACGAGTGGAACTTCCCGAGATTGAGAACGTCCTTTCCCGTGCTGAAGCAGCTGCTCAAGTAGCAGTACTTTTCTTCAAGTCAGGATTGGTGGCCTTTATAATGCCATGGAGTGGTGATGCGAAGAAGAGTGACACTGCGATCGAGGATGAGTGCCGTGCTATTTCAGAGCGATTCCTCCCGACATGGATGCAGCCAAAGCAGTATTTTATTATGGACAAGCTTCCTTATTCCGTCAATGGAAAAGTAGATCGCAAAGGTCTTCAGGCCATCCTGACTCAGAATGAAGACTCCACTACCGCGTTGACATCAACGGTTCTTTCGAACGGAAAAGCCATCCACGGTTCGGTGACGAAATCGGCCTTGCAGAATGGGGATAATCTTCATAAAGCTACAGACTACAAATATGAGGATGCGCCACTCAAGGACACGAAGTCCATCGTCTACGAAGCTCTCTATGATACTCTAGGATGCGAGGTTCACGGATTAGCCACTCTCACCGAATTGGGCATTGACAGCTTACGTGCTCTGGTCTTCCTACAAAATCTTCAGGACTACGACATTGAGAAAGTAGAGATTCGCGACGTTCTCTTCTCAACAACCGTGGATAACCTCATCACCATGGTTGAGAACCGACGATCAGGTATCATGGAGACGCTAAACGTGACCAACGGTAAGGTTACAGAATCAGTCGACCCTCATAACAAGGAAGAACACAAATTCGACACACTTCTCAGCCCTCTGATCGATAGTATTGACGTCAGCAAGATTGCGGCCGATAACGATGATGAAATCTATGAATTGTCTGTACCGGCCAAACTCCGCCACTTTGAGTATCATTGTCGCGCCGCCGCTGTTGCAGATCTGAAGTTAGAAAACAGCCAAGTCGAGCAAGTGTTACCCGCAACCAACGTCCAGACGAGATTCTTAGCCGCAGCCATTGACCCTGAGTACTTTGACAAGACACGCCTTATCGGAAGACCATATGTGACACATTTTCCTTACTCGCTGCCTAGCGACATGGACCCGGCACGATTCCAGCGTGCCGTTGAAATGGTCCTTCCTCGGTATGATTGTTTCCGTGCCGTCTTCGTCCCGGCTGTACATAGTCTATCACCTTTCGCCCAAGTAATCCTTTCATCTGCCGCAACGAAGATTCCCAAGGTAGAGATCATCTGTGACGATTCAGATGCAAACTCTCCCGAGAGTCTGTGGCGAGAAACGATCAACGCAGCACAGTTGGCCGCCGAAGCAGCAATGACTATCGATCGCCCCGGTATCACCGTATCGTGGGTCTGGTCCCCCAATCGTGCCCGCTGTGTGTTCATCTTGACCCTATTCCATGCCAACTACGATGGCACGCAAATGGGATACATGTTTGACGCCATTCTCGCCGAGTACGAAAACCCCGGCTGTAACCCACCCGTGGACCTCCTCCCTATGTATCGCGCAGTAGAACTCAATCTCAGCTACGACTGGGTATCCACCGTCGTCTTCTGGGCCGGAAAACTCGCCGGTGTCCCAGGAAGTAAACTCGGATCCCAAAAACCTTCACCACAAACTCTTCTCCAAGGCTCAAGGCCCGGTTGCAACATGACACACATGCGCAGCCTAAGCGTCAAAGCCAGCATGACGATGCGAGAACTTTCCCAATCCGCAGTCGCCATGTCAAACACGTTGCTCACAATCGTAGAAGCAGCATGGGCAAGTGTCCTCGCTCAAACCTTCTCTTCCGAGCAACGCTCTCAACCCCTTGATATCCAATTCGGCACCGTACTCAACGGACGTCGTCATCAAGATTCCTTACGCTGCATGGCACCGATGGTAGCAGCTCTGCCCCTCcgtctcctcctctcccaacACTCCCCACCCCTCACCAACCGCCAAGTCTGTACCCTCCTCTCAACCCAACGACAGGAAGCTCAACCTTATCTCCAAATGCCATGCCCCTCTCTCGCCCACGCACGTATGGGAACTTCTCGTTTTGATACCATCCTCCTCGTCCAAGCCCTCGCCCCCTCTACCCAATCCCCCTCATACTccaccaaaaaagaaaaaggagcCTTGAGAGAACTCCCCGGTTTCAACTACGAAGAGAATTTAATGGCACCCTATAAAGAAATCGACATCGGGTTCCCAGTCGCAACGGAACTATGGCCTGGAAAAGGAAGTTGGGatgagaagatgttgattaGGTGTGCGTATAGTACGGCCCAGTATGATTTCTTAGATGAGGATTGGGTATTGGCGGCGCTTTCGGCGTTGGATGAGGCTGTTGTGAGGATTACTAGCGAGCCGGATGGCGCCTTCTTTATAGGTTAA